In Caproicibacterium amylolyticum, a genomic segment contains:
- a CDS encoding elongator complex protein 3, producing the protein MKHANIAVFVPHIGCPHRCSFCDQRLITGETHAPTPQEVRDAAETALHSLGKAAAKAEIAFFGGSFTAIDKEYRRSLLQAAYPYVQDGCFAGIRLSTRPDAISEAILDELCAYGTTTVELGAQSMDNAVLKKNGRGHTAEQVCTASKMIAARGLHLGLQMMTGLPGDTPAGARCTAQCFAELHPQEVRIYPTIVLPDTQLAAWYQSGEYQPETLEEAVGLCAQLLQFFEERDIRVIRLGLHASPELEQERLAGPWHPAFRELCESRRWLARMQQMLSGKPLGNYTFTVPEKYLSQAKGQKKANLSVLETMGWHVAVTAGDAFRLLRAAEPASKKETCTYADPLT; encoded by the coding sequence TTGAAACACGCAAACATAGCGGTTTTTGTACCGCATATCGGCTGTCCGCACCGGTGCAGTTTTTGTGACCAGCGGCTGATTACCGGAGAAACGCACGCACCAACTCCGCAGGAGGTGCGTGATGCGGCGGAGACAGCGCTTCATTCATTAGGCAAAGCTGCTGCCAAAGCAGAGATTGCGTTCTTTGGCGGCAGCTTTACTGCGATTGACAAAGAATATCGAAGGAGTCTGCTGCAGGCGGCTTATCCATATGTACAGGATGGCTGTTTCGCGGGGATTCGTCTTTCTACGCGTCCGGACGCAATCAGCGAAGCAATTCTGGATGAACTGTGTGCATATGGTACCACAACAGTGGAACTGGGCGCACAGAGTATGGACAATGCTGTACTGAAAAAAAACGGGCGAGGCCATACTGCAGAGCAGGTTTGCACCGCTTCGAAAATGATTGCCGCACGCGGTCTGCACCTCGGTTTGCAGATGATGACCGGTTTGCCCGGTGACACGCCGGCGGGCGCACGCTGCACGGCGCAGTGTTTTGCAGAACTGCATCCGCAGGAAGTGCGTATTTATCCGACGATTGTTTTGCCGGATACACAGCTTGCGGCGTGGTATCAGTCCGGAGAATACCAGCCGGAAACGCTGGAGGAAGCGGTTGGCCTTTGTGCACAGCTGCTTCAATTCTTTGAAGAACGCGATATTCGCGTAATTCGCTTGGGGCTGCACGCTTCGCCGGAACTGGAGCAGGAGCGGCTTGCCGGCCCTTGGCATCCGGCGTTTCGGGAACTTTGCGAAAGCCGCCGCTGGCTTGCTCGCATGCAGCAGATGCTTTCCGGAAAGCCGCTGGGTAACTATACTTTTACGGTTCCGGAAAAATATTTGTCACAGGCAAAAGGACAGAAAAAAGCAAATCTTTCCGTACTGGAAACGATGGGCTGGCACGTTGCTGTTACGGCAGGGGACGCGTTCCGCCTGCTGCGTGCGGCCGAACCTGCTTCGAAAAAGGAGACTTGCACATATGCTGATCCGCTCACTTGA
- the rnc gene encoding ribonuclease III: MKDMAPLEEKLGYTFQNKQLLLNALTHSSFANETHAPGGSNERLEFLGDSVLGFVVADYLYRNFPDWPEGHLTKTRAALVCEQACCDFSRQMNVGDSLRLSHGEQNGGGRSRTSILADAFESITAAIYLDGGFQQARDFILRFTLPALKTLRSKAPFHDYKTKLQEIIQRNPGEKLSYVLTGESGPDHDKHFTVEVHLNSNVIGKGGGHTKKDAEQQAAREALELMGY; encoded by the coding sequence ATGAAAGATATGGCACCATTGGAAGAAAAGCTTGGCTATACATTTCAAAACAAACAGCTTTTGCTGAATGCCTTGACACATTCCTCTTTTGCAAATGAAACACATGCACCCGGCGGCAGCAATGAGCGTTTGGAATTTTTGGGGGACAGTGTGCTTGGCTTTGTGGTGGCGGATTATCTGTACCGTAACTTTCCGGACTGGCCAGAGGGCCATTTAACCAAAACGCGGGCGGCACTTGTGTGCGAGCAGGCATGCTGCGATTTTTCCCGCCAGATGAACGTCGGTGACTCTCTGCGGCTGAGCCACGGAGAACAGAACGGCGGCGGGCGCAGCCGCACTTCCATTCTTGCGGATGCGTTTGAATCTATTACTGCGGCTATTTATCTGGACGGCGGTTTTCAGCAGGCGCGCGATTTTATTCTGCGTTTTACACTGCCTGCGCTGAAAACCCTGCGCAGCAAGGCACCGTTTCACGATTACAAAACGAAGCTGCAGGAAATTATCCAGCGCAATCCGGGTGAAAAGCTTTCTTATGTGCTGACGGGAGAATCCGGCCCGGATCACGACAAGCATTTTACCGTAGAAGTGCATTTGAACAGCAATGTCATCGGCAAAGGCGGTGGCCACACAAAAAAAGACGCGGAGCAGCAGGCCGCCCGCGAAGCATTGGAACTGATGGGCTATTGA